The DNA region AAAGATTGATGTAGGATTAAAAGGACTTCTTGGGAAGATGTGGCAAGGACCTACTATACAGGTAGATTTTAATTTACCTGAGAGGTTTGATCTCACATATGATGCCCCTGATGGAACAAAAAGAAGGCCTGTTATGATTCATAGAGCTATACTTGGGTCTTATGAAAGATTTATAGGTATTCTTGTTGAGCATTATGGCGGAAGATTTCCTTTATGGCTTGCTCCAGAGCAAGTAAGGATACTTCCTATATCTGAGAGACATAATGAATATGCCGAATATGTATTACGTAATCTAAGAAATAATGATATAAGGGCAGAAATTGATAAAGATCAGGCTAAGTTGAATTACAAATTAAGAAAAGCTATAGCTGAAAAAGTACCATACATATTTATTGTGGGGGATAAAGAAAAGGAGGAAAATAAGGTAAGTGTAAGGGTGCATAATAAGGACTTGGGAATGTTTGACCTAGCTTATGTGGTAACCAAACTTCTTGAAGAGATAAGAAGCAAAAAAGTATTTAGCGGGGGTTTTGACTAATGATAAAGATATTGTTAACTTTTTGGTTTTTCCTTCTTGGAAGTGCTGTGGGAAGTTTTCTTAATGTAGTGATATATAGGCTTCCTCGAAGAGAGTCTATAGTTTTTCCTCCTTCTCATTGTCCCTTTTGTGGACATAAGTTGTCTGCAAAAGATCTTATTCCTATATTAAGCTATATTATCCTTAAAGGTAAGTGTAGGTACTGTGGAGCAAAGATTTCGTCAAGATATCCCATAGTAGAATTTCTTACTGCTATTTTTTATGCATTAGTATTCTGGCTATATGGGTTTTCTTTTTCTACTTTAAAACTTCTTATTTTGTTTTCTATGCTTCTTCCTGTTTTTTTCATTGATCTCGAACATATGTTAATACCTGATGTGATTACTATTCCTGGAACAGGAGTAGGATTAATTATTTCTTTGTTTGAAGGAAGGTTAGCTCAAGGTATTTTAGGAAGTTTAATTTTTGGTGGAATTCTCTTACTGATTTATGTGATAGCCTTGTTGATATTAAAAGAGGAAGGTATGGGACAAGGTGACATAAAACTCGGTTTTATGCTGGGAAGTTTTCTTGGAATAAAATTATCCCTTCTTTCTTTATTTCTGAGTTATTTTATAGGTGGTTTATTCTCTCTACTGATAATATTGATAAAAGGTAAAGATTTAAAAACAGCCATTCCCTTTGGTCCCTTCCTAATAATTGGAGCATTAATATCACTATTCTTTGGTAAAACATTAATTAACCTATATCTTTCTCTTTTTTAAATGTATAATGTATAATAGAGGCTTTACTCTAATTGAGTTGCTTCTGACTTTTGTAATTTTGGGTATTATTGCAACTATTACTTTGAATTTTAGCCTTGCCATAATTGATGAGAGAAAAATGCTACAAAAGTCTTATGAGATAATGCAATGTCTTGTTGAGGTCAGGGGTGGTGCTTTTACAAAAGAGGAAGATTATCCTGATTTAGTTTGTTTTTACCCATTCTCTGATTTAATTTTAGTAAAAACTTTTGATAGAGTTAAAAACATGTATAAAGTTATAAAAAAAATTGATTTATCACAGGAAAATATAGATTTAACATCGGCAGTTTTTGGTACTAACAATTATGTTTACTTTAACAAGTTAGGCATTCCTTCTTCTGGAGGAACTATTGCAATTTCATATAAAAGTGTGAGAAAATACATTATAGTAACTCCTGCAACAGGGAGGATATATGTAAGTAATGAAATGCCAAAAAGTTGGGACTGAAAGGGGATTTAGTTTATTAGAGGCTCTTGTAGTGGGTGTATTACTTTTAATAAGTATCATAGGCATACTTCAAATGTATTCTGTTACTTTTTATAATGCGCCTAAGGTAGATAATTTAATGATGGCGAATTATATATTAACAAAGGAAGTGGAAATAGTTTTAGCCCAAACATATACCACATTGGATAATTTTCTTTCATCTAATTATCCTAAAATTGTAAACTATGGAAATGTAAATTATACTATAACGTATACTTTATTAGACAATATTAACTGGGGGAAATATATTAGAATAATCAACTCTTGGAGGGAAGGAAAAGAAAATAAAAATTTGAGTATTGAGTTATTTAAGGCGAAATTATGAGAAAAGGTTATACCTTAGTTGAGCTTTTAATAAGTATTTCTATAGTGCTAATAGTAATAGCATTGGTAGTTAATTTTCTTATTACTGGTTCTTTAGGATATCAGTTTATCAATAAAAAAGTTCAATATCAGAGAAATGCAAGGCTTGTGGCTGAAAGAATGATAAGAGAAGTAAAAAAAGCTTCTCTAATTGATAGTGCTTCGGATGGAAGTAATTTGATTTTTAGTTACACCTATTATGACTTTTCAACAAACCCTATAAGTTCAACTTTGTCTACAGTTAAATATTATGTAGATTCTAATGGGATTTTAAGAAGACAGGTAAAACAGGGGAGTTTATGGGTAGGTAATAACCCTTTGACGGAAAGCGATTTTAAAATTTTGACTCCCATTTTTTATTATTATAATTCAGCAAGACGATTGGTATCTCCCCAAAATGCAGAATTAATTGAAATAGTTTTAAAATTTGATGGGGATAAGAACAATATACCAGACTATACTTTGACCTTTAATATTTTCTTACCAGTAAGGAGTGTCTATTATGTTAAATAAAGAGAAGGGACAATTAATTTTTGCTGTGCTGATTGTCCTTTTTGTGTTTTTACTTGGGATGATTATTATACAACTTATGCCCTCCGAATACGCCATAACTAAAAGAACAGTAGAGAGTAATCAAGCTTTCTATCTTGCCCAATCAGGGCTTCAGCAAGCTATATATTTTATCAATAATAATCCTGATTTAGCTTTCCTTGAGTTGTCTTTAAGAAAATCAGGTCAGAGTAATCTTTTATCTTATACTTTAACATATACTTATGGAGGTAATAAAAAGGAAAATATAAATTTAAATAGTATATCCTTAGGTGAATATTCTGTTAATGTAACCTATTCTCTTTCTAATATGTCCTCAGGAGGTATTATTGTTAGTTTTCCCATATATAAGATTGTAAGTATCGGATATATTCCTTCAATTGCTAATCCAAGGGTTGTAAGAAGTATAGAGATATATGGAAATAATACAGATATCTCTTTAGACCCTTTTAAATTTGCGGTTTATGCAGGGAAATCTGTTAGTTTTTCTGGAAAATCTGCAGTAATTGAAGGTGAAAGACTCCCTGATGGTTCTTTTGATACTGCTATATATTCCAATGGTCCTGTGGATTTAAGAAACCCTCCTTTGATTAATGGTACTTATTCTCCAATTCTTGGAAAAGATGTTATAGCTAATGACAGTACTCTAACTATGCCTGTTTTAAATGATAGTTATCTTAAAAGCATTTCTCAGTCTCAAGGATTATATAGGTCTGGCAATAACATAGACATAGGTAATATTGTAAGTTATGCCAAATCTAATCCCAACTGGTATAATTCAGCTACAAAAACGTGGCTTACCTGGTCTCTTGTAATATATATAGAAGGCTCTGCTAAAATGGCAGGAAATGTGGAATTTCAAGGGATGGTTATAGTAAAAGGTGATGTTAAGATTACGGGAACAGGAAATAAGATAAGAGGCATTTTATATGCAGCTGAAGTAGACACTGCAGTGCAAGATTTATCTATTTATGGTGATCCCATAATTGAGGGAACCAGTATAGGTGAGGACGTAAGTATAGGAGGAAACAGTACTGTAAGACATAATAAACAATATATTGAAAACATATTTAAAACTCATAGTATAACGAACATTGTAAAAGCTGTAAAAACTAAGTTAAAAATTCTTGCTTGGCAAGAAAGATAGAGTATTGTATTTTTTTTAAGTTTGTATTAAAATAAAATCCAATCAGGGAGAGGTTGAAAGAAAGGAAAAATGGGGATGAGTTTATTTTCTTCTGAGGTTCCAATTCTAAGTATTGAATTTGGTAATCCGTTAAGGGTCATTTTTGGGGGGAAGAGGAAAGATAAGAAGGTTGTAATTAAAAATTTTGCATTAGAAACTCTTCCACCAGAAATT from Dictyoglomus turgidum DSM 6724 includes:
- a CDS encoding type II secretion system protein, coding for MYNRGFTLIELLLTFVILGIIATITLNFSLAIIDERKMLQKSYEIMQCLVEVRGGAFTKEEDYPDLVCFYPFSDLILVKTFDRVKNMYKVIKKIDLSQENIDLTSAVFGTNNYVYFNKLGIPSSGGTIAISYKSVRKYIIVTPATGRIYVSNEMPKSWD
- a CDS encoding prepilin-type N-terminal cleavage/methylation domain-containing protein — protein: MRKGYTLVELLISISIVLIVIALVVNFLITGSLGYQFINKKVQYQRNARLVAERMIREVKKASLIDSASDGSNLIFSYTYYDFSTNPISSTLSTVKYYVDSNGILRRQVKQGSLWVGNNPLTESDFKILTPIFYYYNSARRLVSPQNAELIEIVLKFDGDKNNIPDYTLTFNIFLPVRSVYYVK
- a CDS encoding prepilin peptidase, with the protein product MIKILLTFWFFLLGSAVGSFLNVVIYRLPRRESIVFPPSHCPFCGHKLSAKDLIPILSYIILKGKCRYCGAKISSRYPIVEFLTAIFYALVFWLYGFSFSTLKLLILFSMLLPVFFIDLEHMLIPDVITIPGTGVGLIISLFEGRLAQGILGSLIFGGILLLIYVIALLILKEEGMGQGDIKLGFMLGSFLGIKLSLLSLFLSYFIGGLFSLLIILIKGKDLKTAIPFGPFLIIGALISLFFGKTLINLYLSLF